The DNA segment GGCGGCGCCTGGAGCAGCGGTGCCCTCCCGACGCTCCGCCTCATCAACTGCACCGTCAGCGGCAACAGCGCCGGCGCCTCCGGGGGCGGATTGTACTCGACGTTCTCCGGCGTGGCCGGCACGATGGCGCTGACCAACACGATCGTCGCGGGCAACACGGGGCCGGACGGAGCCCCCTCCGACATCAAGGGGAACGCGCCCGTTTCGGGCGTCAACAACCTGATCGGCGTCGGCGGCTCGGGCGGGTTGATCGACGGAATCGACGGCAACCTCGTCGACGTGGCCATGGCCCTGCTCGCCCCGCTCGGCGACTACGGCGGGCCGACGCAGACCATGCCCCTGCTCCCCGGCGGCCCGGGGCTCGACGCCGGGACTTCTACGGGCGCCCCGACGACCGATCAGCGCGGCCTGGGCCGGGTCGGCGGCGTGGACATCGGAGCCTTCGAAAGCCAGGGCTTCAAGATCGCGCCCATCGCCGGTGCCACACCTCAGACGTCCCTCGTCGATACGCCCTTCGGCAACCCGCTGGCCGTCTCCGTGACGGCGCTCAACTCCGTCGAGCCGGTCGACGGCGGCATGATCCGCTTCCTCAACGTGAGCAATGGACATGGCAGGAACGCCGTAACGCTCTCGTCCGAGTTCGCCGTCGTCGCGGACGGTCGGGCTTCCGTGACCGCCACGGCGGGCGACAGCGCCGGCCCTGCCACCGTCCGGGCCTTCCCCGGCGGCGAGAATGGTTCGGCGAGGTTCGACCTGACGATCGTGGCGGACATGGTCGCCGGCGTCAGCGTCGGCTGGGGCACGCAGACGGCCGGCCTGGTCACCGCACCGGACGGCGTCCAGCTCCTGCCTGTAGGCCGCAAAAGCACGATCGACTGGGCGGGCATCAAGTCGATCTCGGTGACGATCGCCGGAGGCGGCTCGGTCTCGGCGTCCGACGTGGTGGTCAAGGGCGTCAACGTCGCGGATTACGGCCCGGTCACGGTGATCGATCTGGGCGGCGGGACCTTCCTCGTCACCCTGGCCAGGCCGATCAACGAGGCCGACCGGGTCACCATCACGATCTCCAACCCGACGATCGGGACGTACACCCGCAGGCTCGACGTCCTGCCCGGCGACATCAACGACGACGGCACCGTGAATGCGGCCGACGTCAACTTCATGAAGTCCTACCTGGCCGGGCAGCCCAACGTCCTCGGCGGGATCGACCCCGTCTTCTTCGACCTGAACGGCGACGGGATCGTGACGTCGGCCGACTACCTGGTCCTGACGAAGGCCATCGGCAAGAAGAAGACCAAGCTGCCCTGAGGCATCCCGAGGTCGACCTCCAGGCCACCCGCGACCGCAGGGCGGTCTGTTACCCTTTCATCTCCAGGACACCGACCGAGAATCATCATGATTACGACCCTCCGCAAGCGTTTCTCGCTAACTTCGACCGTCCGGATCACCGGCCGAGCGCTGGTCGTGGCTCTCGCCTGCCTGACGGCGGCGGGCTCCTCCGACGCTCGGGCCGGCTTGACGATCGAGATCCAGAACTTCACGACCCTGGCCGACGACACAGGCTCGTTCGACGTCATCCTCGTCAACGATGGCCCGACGTCCTATAGCGTCGGCTCCGACGTGGTGGAGGTCGCGATCCTCGGCGCGACCGGAGCCAAATTCACCGACGCGACCACCGCCACCGGCATGACGTACATCTACGCGACGTCGTTCGCCGATTTCCTCGGCATCCCCCTGTACGCCGGCCTCGCTGACCGGGATCTGACGGTCGTCGATTCGGAGTTCGACGTCCCGTTCTATCGGGTCGTGGGGTTCGGCGAGAGCTACGGCCTCGCGCACGTCACCTTCCAGGACGACCCACTTTCGCGCCTCTCGGCCGGCATGATCCAGGTGGTCGCCGAAGGGACGTCGATCTCCGACGAGTCCGGCGAAATCATCTACCCCGCCCAGGCCGTCCCCGAGCCTGCTTCGCTTTGCGCGTTCGCACTCGGCGTCGCCGCGATCGCCGCCGCTTCGACCAAGCGGCGATTGGCCCACACGCTTCCTTGATTTGTCGATGAGGTTCGGGGTCGTTTCGGCGGCCCCGAGCCAACAAGCTGCTATCCCGACAAGCTTTCAGGCAACACCGCTTTCGCCCAGGCGCTTCATTGCACGTTCCCGCTGTCTGATTTCTCTGCCGGTCGAACGGCGGTCGGTGTCGTATGATCGACCTGATGAACGAGGTGACCCGCATCCTCTCGAATATCGAATCGGGCGAGCCCGCGGCGAGCGAGAAGCTCCTGCCTCTCGTCTACGACGAGCTGCGCAGGCTCGCGGCCGCCAGGATGGTCGGCGAGCGGGCGGACCACTCGCTCGACGCCACGGCGTTGGTGCACGAGGCCTACCTGCGCCTGGGCGGCGACCAGAAGTTCGAAGGGAGGGCGCACTTCTTCGCTGCCGCCGCCGAGGCGATGCGACGGGTCCTCGTCGACCACAGTCGCAACCGAGCCCGCCTGAAGCGAGGGGGCGGGAAGAAGCGGATCGATCTCGACCGGCTCATGGAGCCCGCCTCGGCGACGAACGAGGAACTCCTCGCGCTCGACGAAGCCCTCGGCGACCTCGCCCGCCAGTATCCGGAGGCCGCCGAACTCGTGAAGCTGCGGTTCTTCGCCGGCATGACCATGAACGAAGCGGCCGAGGCGCTGCAGCTCTCGCCCAGGACGGCCAACCGGCAATGGGCGTTCGCGCGCGCCTGGCTGGCGGCGTCGCTCACCCGCGAGTGATCCGAAAATTCATCCAGATCGCGCGGCATGTTTTCCGCCCGGACGGAGCATTGGATGCGCTTGAGACGCATCGTCCTCCATCCGTTGGAGAGCTTGCCGCCATGTTCCACCTCCTTCGCCGGCGCCATCACGCCGCGATCGCCCGCCTGGCCCTCCTCGCGTCATCCTGCCTCGCGGTCGCGACTTCCGCCGATGCGGACGTCCTCTATGAGACCGGATTCGAGGCCCCGACCTTCACCGCCGGAGCGCCGATCGACGGCCAGGGCGGTTTCCACACCGATTTCTTCCCGAACGCCTCGACCGTCAGCACGGCGTTCCCGGCCGGCGGGAGCCAGGCGCTCCGGATCGACGCCGCCTCGCTGCTGGAGATCGATCCGTCGATCCCGATCTCTCAGAACTACAATTGGGTCGACCTCGGCGACCCGGTGGCGGGCGGGGCCCGAGTCTTGCGCGTCGAGGCGGACGTCGCCGTCTTCGCATCCGGGCCCGGCGAGGTCCAGGTCGGCCTCCAGGCGTACGACCGGGACTTCAACGGCATCGCCGGGATCACCATCACCACCGACGACGAGGGGACCGGGCCGAAGCTCGCCTATTACACCGACCCCGCGAACCCCGAATTGATCGCATTCACCTCCTTCGGCGAATACGTTCATCTCGGCATGACCCTGGACTATACGCTGCGAACGGCGTCATTCGACCTGAACGGAGTGACGCTCGGGACGGCGGCGTTCGCCCCGGGAGTCGGCAATGTGAGCGACTTCGATATTTACATGCAACGCATAGACTGGTCGACTCCGACCGGGACCGTGGCGTACTTCGACAACTACGCGGTGACCGCCGTCCCGGAGCCCGCCAGCCTCGGGCTGCTTGCGGGCGGGCTTGGGGTCCTCGCCGTGCGGGCCCGACGGCGGAACGCGCGTTGATCTCCGATCCGTTGGCCGGCGGCGGGTCCGCCACCCGTCGTCGGAAGTCATACGCAGGCGTGAAATCGCGAAAAATGCAGGACATTGTGACTCGACTCCCATCCCCGAGGTGACTCGATGCCGAGCCCCGACCCGCAGTTGATGACCGTCTTCTCGGACGCGCTGGAGCGGAACGACCCGGCCGCCCGCGCCGCCTATCTCGACGAGGCCTGCCGGGGGAACGCGGGGCTTCGCCGTCTGGTCGAGGAGATGCTGGCCGCCCACGACGGCGCCGGCCGGTTCCTGGAACCCGGCCCTCCCGCAACGGCGGAATCCTCCTCGATCGCAAACCTCCCCGTCACCGAGCGCGCCGCCCCCGAAAGCCCGGCCCGCGCGGGAACCGCCACGGAAGCCCATGATCGCGACGGCTCGAGCACGAAAGCGGCGTCCCTGCAGTTCTCCGCCGAGTCGGCGGGGACGGTCGTCGCCGGCCGGTACAAACTGCTCCAGCAGATCGGCGAAGGGGGCATGGGCACGGTCTGGATGGCCGACCAGACCGATCCCGTCAGGCGCCGGGTCGCGGTCAAGCTGATCCGCGTGCATCAGGGGAATTCGCGGACGATCCTGTCGCGGTTCGAGGCCGAGCGGCAGGCCATCGCTCTGATGGACCACCCCCACATCGCCAAGCTCCTCGACGCCGGCACGACGGCCGACGGCTCGCCGTTCTTCGTCATGGAGCTGGTCAAAGGCGTCCCGCTCAACGAGTATTGCGACGCCCACCACCTGAGCATCCGCGATCGGCTTGCGCTCTTCGTGCAGATCTGCTCGGCCGTGCAGCACGCGCATCAGAAGGGCATCATCCACCGCGACCTGAAACCGACGAACATCCTCGTCGAGGATCACGACGGCAAGCCGATGCCCAGGGTGATCGACTTCGGCCTGGCCAAGGCGACCTCGGGGCTGCAACTGAGCGAGAACACGCTGTTCACGGCCTTCGGAAGCGTCATGGGAACGCCGCTGTACATGGCGCCCGAGCAGGCGGCATTCAACGCCGTGGACGTCGACACCCGGGCCGACGTCTACGCCCTCGGCGTGATCCTGTATGAGCTGCTGACGGGCACGACGCCGATCACGCGGGAGTCGATGAAGAAGGCCGCGCTCGACGAGATGCTCAGGTTGATCCGCGAGCAGGACGCGCCGACGCCGTCGAGCCGGCTGAGCACGGTCGACTCGGCCCCCAGCATCGCCGCCAACCGGAGGACGGAGCCGCAAAAACTGGGCCGGTTCGTGAAGGGGGAGCTCGACTGGATTGTGCTGAAAGCCCTCAGCAAGGAACGCGACCGCCGTTACGAAACCGCGACCGGGTTCGGGAGGGATGTCGAGCGTTTCCTGAATAACGAGGCCGTCGCCGCCGGCCCGCCGAGCGCGAGCTATCGGCTGCGGAAGTTCGTGAAGCGGAATCGCGGCCAGGTCCTCGCGGCGAGCCTGGTGCTGCTCGCGCTGCTGGCGGGCATCGCCGGGACGACCTTGGGGCTGGTGGAAGCCCGGCGATCGGCCGACGCGGAGCGCAAGGCCAAGCGCGACGCGGAAGAGAAGAGCGTCCTGGCCGAGTCGAACGAGAAGAAGGCCCTGGCCGCCGCCGAGGAGGAGAAGAAGGCGAAAGAGTCGGTCGAGTCGGTGCTGGGCTTCGTGGAGGGCAAGATCTTCGCGGCCGCTCGCCCCAAGGGCCAGGAGGGGGGCCTGGGCTACGACGTCAAGCTGGTCGACGCCATCACGGCTTCCCTGCCGTCGATCGATGGAGACTTCCGCGGCCGACCGCTGATCGAAGCCCGGCTCCGCCGGACGATCGGAAATTCCTTCTTCTTCCTGAGCCTTTTCGATCGGGCACTCGAGCAGCACGAGGCCGACTACAAGATCCGTCGCCGCGAACTCGGCCCCGACCATATCGACACGCTCAAGAGCCTGATGAACGTGGCCACCAACTACTGGCTCGTCGGCCGACGCGCCGAGGGCATCAATCGCATGGAAGAGGCAGTGAGGCTCATGAAGGCCGGGCAGGGCCCGGATTACGAGCTCGCCATCTGGTCCATGGGCAACCTGGCGGGCATGTACTTGGAGGCCGGCCGGCACGCCGAAGCCATCGAAACGCAGCAAGAGGTCGTCGCCAGGCAAACGTCCAAGGTCGGTCCCGAGCACTACGACACGACGTTCGCCAAGCTCAACCTGGCCCGCATGTACGACGAGATGGGCCACCACGCCGAGGCGCTCAAGCTCTTCGAGGAGGCGCTGCCCAGGGAGGAAGCCGCGCTGGGCCGCGATCATCCCGACACCCTTGCCAGCACGACCGATCTGGCCAAGATCTACAACGAACTCGGCCGGCACGCCGAGTCGCTCTCGCTCTTCGAAAAGACGCTGCCCCTTTTGAAGGACAAGTTCGGCCCCGATCACCGTAGTACCCTGGCCGCCAACAGCGTCCTGGCCGACGTCTACTCGGCCTTGGGCCGGGAAGCGGACGCCCTCCGCCTGCTGGAAGAGACGCTGGCTCGAGGGAAGGCCCAGTTCGGTCCGGACCACGTCTATACGCTCGAGAGCATGACGTCCCTGGCCCGCGTCCATATGGCCGCGGGCCGCGGCGATCGCGCGAAGGCGCTCCTCGAGGAGTGCTCCGCGGCGAGCCGCAAGGAGCCGGCGAGCTCATGGAAGGTCGCGGCGCTCCAGGCGTGGTTCGGTCTCGACGACGACTTCGCCGAGACCCGGACGCGCATCCTCGAGTTCGCCCGGGGGACCAACGACGCAACGACGGCGCTCCGCGCCGCACAGGTCGGCGCTTTGCGGCCGTCGGACGACCAGGCCGTCCAGCGCGAGACGCTGGATCTGGGACGGAAGGCGGTCGAGCTCCACAAGGGGGAGAGACAACTCCTGGCCCTGGGCATGGCCGAGTACCGCATTGGCCGCTTCGCCGAGGCCGAGAAAACCTTCCAGTCAGCCGCCACCCCTTGGCGGGATATCACCGCGGCGGACACGGCGGACTTCTATCGGGCGATGTGCCTCTTCCGGCTCGGCCGAAAAGAGGAGGCCAGGGACCTTGCGACCAGGACCGCCGGGCGGATGAAGCCGCTCCCGAAAGTCGGGCAAGGCCCGGGCTCGGGCAACAGCGGCGATTCAGGCAACCTCATCCTGTGGCTGGCCTACAAGGAAGCGAAGATGACGATCGACCTCGAAGAGCCCCCGCCGCGTCGGTGAAATCCGACGGCGACCGGATGACCATCGGCCGGAAGCCGGAGGCTTCGGCAGTCGGAGCCTTGATCCATGAAGAGAACCAGGTTCACCGCCGGGTAGATCGTCTTCGCACGGACGACCGCTCGTGCCACAAGTTGCCCGAGGCCGAGGCGGCAATTCCGGGTGGCACCGCCCGCGGCACGGGCCAAGGCGGAAGGCGAGGCCTCCGACGAGGTAAGTCCGGCCGTGGAGCCGCCAGCGCCAGGGAGTCAGCGGGGCCGACGCGGCGAGCGGGCGGATCGAAGGGTCGGCCCGCAGGGCCGCCAGCAGCTGCCGGGGATGCGCCCCGCGGAAGTGGTTCCCCGCCCGGCCCAGCTCCCGGAGCAGGCCGGCGAGGTCGCCCTCGGGCGTCTCGTGCCACCCCGCGAACGTATCCGACGAGACGACCTCGGCGACGAGCGTCGCCTCGCCCCCGGGCGAGGCCAGGCTCGTCGATGCGACGCACCGCCTCGACCTTGAACTCGCGCGTGAACGTCCTTCGGGTCTTCGCCATCGGGGGGCCTCCGCAGGTCGAGCTTACGTTCCTACCTAGGCGCTCGCCATCCGTGGGGAAGTCCATATGGACGCTCCACGCTCGATACGGCGCATTTCGGCGTAGGAGTCGCGGCCGAGGCCGTCGTTCAGCGGGAGGAGCTCGACGAAGCGGCTCCAGCCCAGCTCACGGGTCAAGGCGGCGACGACCTCGCGGTCCGGGAGCGGCCCAACCCCTCGTTCATCCTCCGTCCTCTCGTCGGCCGATCATTCGGCCTGTCG comes from the Paludisphaera mucosa genome and includes:
- a CDS encoding PEP-CTERM sorting domain-containing protein is translated as MITTLRKRFSLTSTVRITGRALVVALACLTAAGSSDARAGLTIEIQNFTTLADDTGSFDVILVNDGPTSYSVGSDVVEVAILGATGAKFTDATTATGMTYIYATSFADFLGIPLYAGLADRDLTVVDSEFDVPFYRVVGFGESYGLAHVTFQDDPLSRLSAGMIQVVAEGTSISDESGEIIYPAQAVPEPASLCAFALGVAAIAAASTKRRLAHTLP
- a CDS encoding ECF-type sigma factor, with protein sequence MNEVTRILSNIESGEPAASEKLLPLVYDELRRLAAARMVGERADHSLDATALVHEAYLRLGGDQKFEGRAHFFAAAAEAMRRVLVDHSRNRARLKRGGGKKRIDLDRLMEPASATNEELLALDEALGDLARQYPEAAELVKLRFFAGMTMNEAAEALQLSPRTANRQWAFARAWLAASLTRE
- a CDS encoding PEP-CTERM sorting domain-containing protein, whose translation is MFHLLRRRHHAAIARLALLASSCLAVATSADADVLYETGFEAPTFTAGAPIDGQGGFHTDFFPNASTVSTAFPAGGSQALRIDAASLLEIDPSIPISQNYNWVDLGDPVAGGARVLRVEADVAVFASGPGEVQVGLQAYDRDFNGIAGITITTDDEGTGPKLAYYTDPANPELIAFTSFGEYVHLGMTLDYTLRTASFDLNGVTLGTAAFAPGVGNVSDFDIYMQRIDWSTPTGTVAYFDNYAVTAVPEPASLGLLAGGLGVLAVRARRRNAR
- a CDS encoding serine/threonine-protein kinase, with the protein product MPSPDPQLMTVFSDALERNDPAARAAYLDEACRGNAGLRRLVEEMLAAHDGAGRFLEPGPPATAESSSIANLPVTERAAPESPARAGTATEAHDRDGSSTKAASLQFSAESAGTVVAGRYKLLQQIGEGGMGTVWMADQTDPVRRRVAVKLIRVHQGNSRTILSRFEAERQAIALMDHPHIAKLLDAGTTADGSPFFVMELVKGVPLNEYCDAHHLSIRDRLALFVQICSAVQHAHQKGIIHRDLKPTNILVEDHDGKPMPRVIDFGLAKATSGLQLSENTLFTAFGSVMGTPLYMAPEQAAFNAVDVDTRADVYALGVILYELLTGTTPITRESMKKAALDEMLRLIREQDAPTPSSRLSTVDSAPSIAANRRTEPQKLGRFVKGELDWIVLKALSKERDRRYETATGFGRDVERFLNNEAVAAGPPSASYRLRKFVKRNRGQVLAASLVLLALLAGIAGTTLGLVEARRSADAERKAKRDAEEKSVLAESNEKKALAAAEEEKKAKESVESVLGFVEGKIFAAARPKGQEGGLGYDVKLVDAITASLPSIDGDFRGRPLIEARLRRTIGNSFFFLSLFDRALEQHEADYKIRRRELGPDHIDTLKSLMNVATNYWLVGRRAEGINRMEEAVRLMKAGQGPDYELAIWSMGNLAGMYLEAGRHAEAIETQQEVVARQTSKVGPEHYDTTFAKLNLARMYDEMGHHAEALKLFEEALPREEAALGRDHPDTLASTTDLAKIYNELGRHAESLSLFEKTLPLLKDKFGPDHRSTLAANSVLADVYSALGREADALRLLEETLARGKAQFGPDHVYTLESMTSLARVHMAAGRGDRAKALLEECSAASRKEPASSWKVAALQAWFGLDDDFAETRTRILEFARGTNDATTALRAAQVGALRPSDDQAVQRETLDLGRKAVELHKGERQLLALGMAEYRIGRFAEAEKTFQSAATPWRDITAADTADFYRAMCLFRLGRKEEARDLATRTAGRMKPLPKVGQGPGSGNSGDSGNLILWLAYKEAKMTIDLEEPPPRR